From the Mya arenaria isolate MELC-2E11 chromosome 17, ASM2691426v1 genome, the window AGATGAACGAATCTCTGATAAAAGAAAAGGTATACTCCCAAAATAAGACAATGAGTCTGGAgattaattaaataatgttgatgatgatgatgatgaaatttgTCTTAAAGTTTCTTACAACTAAATGAAATAGGAAGAAGACAACAGTGCCGTACCTGAAGGAGGTACATTTTTAGAAACCATCATTAATTTCAAtgttagtaaaaaaaacttttttttcagaaGAACACACGAGAGTGTCGACCGAGCCCAGATGACCCTGATGCCAAACAGGAGCTGGCAGTTCTTAGAGCTGAGGTGGCAAAGCTAAGGAGGGAGTTGGTATGTCAAGAATAATTGCATGTCTGCTGAgattgttaattattttttttacattcctTAACACTTTctataaacatgtatagtaaagaTGAAATCAAGCAAATGGAACTGCAGAATACCCCTTCAGCTGGTACTTGTAATATTCTACTTAAGTATTACACGAGAACAATACTTTACTTAAATCTGGAAGAGAAGGTATTAGAAAAACACTGCTTTGAAAGTGAAATAGCTTCCATATGAATCCATTATGATCTATTTTACAGTCGCAGAAGGCACAGAAGGTGGCATCCCTAGAAGAGGAGCTTGCAAAGACAAAGCAGACTGGTCACAACGGCGAGGTTAGGACTGATAACAAATTGAATTACTTTTTAGATGGAatggttttaattgttattcacTTTAATTGGTCTCAAAGGGAAATTAAATCTCTTTTTTTGCCAAATTGTAACCCATATTGATATGAGGCAAGGCATTTTAACAATAATGCTACATGTaatacaattaatgaaatatttattttataattgtacctaaaaacaattattttgccATAAAACTTACCCTATCACTCACTAGATACGGCTATAAGTAAAAAAGTGATTTCTGATGAAATTCAGAATGGAcaatgagtaaaataatgataagaagatttcattattattaactAAAACTGTTTCAGGCCCGAAGAGACATCTTCAACTTTGAAAGTCCAATTCCTGGAAATCGGACTTGTCGGTACAGCCGCCCTGTATTTGCGGTAAGTTTTTACTGTCCAAGTTTTTCCAATCATTAAATTCCATGACATAAACCTTCTTTGAAAATTTAAGTCAAATTTTATGTGCATTAAAAAATCTTGAATACACTGTATCCATGTGGGAATATGCCATAATTTGGAAGGACTGTTTTGATGGATCCTACATGTTTTCTTTGGCAGCCTGACAGTGACAGTGATGATGTCTCACTTGGGGCAGGGTCTTCCATCTCAGATTTGGAAAATACTAATGATCTACACGCAAACACCTTCCTTCAAGACAATGACATCTTCACCAACAACTCTCTACCAGATATTAACATGGAGCCCGAAATGTCGTCAACACCCACCAGCAACTCTATTATTGATGAACATCACAATGAATCTTCAACGACAACCAACTGCAACATGATCTCCAATCCAGAACTTGATGACATCTTCCTAACCCCGGAAGCCACAATCCTTATGCCAATACCATCAGAAACTGTTATCAGAGGACAGGCCGAAAGCAATACAAATAGCAGAACCAGACGCTCATCAAAAAAAAGGTAACTTAAAATTGGTTTACAGTgtttagaaaagaaataaacagGTACAATCTAAAGGgataaaatattatgtaaatgttaGATACCTTGGTTGTATTATCAGACTTGTTGCAATAGACCAACCCAGAATGGAAGCTTGTTATTAAAGAGATATTAATAATTTCCAAAGCTAAGCTATAGGCAAGGTTATTTTCAGAATAGTGTGAAtgatgtttttctatgacactcgtgaaataatatcatgatcttacactgaaaaaaaatttactttaaggAAAAATTCAACGTCGGTGACTCAGTCAATGCCTTGTTTAAGAATAGGGCGCCAGGGGACAATTTTGAGGAATTTTACCCAGGAAAGGTTCTTGCAATCCTCATGTCTggtatgtcatttttatttaattcattgatTCTGTGCTAAATCATTTATTCTTTGTAGACagccatttaaaatatttcttagatACTCAATACTCAAAATTGTTTATAGATTAGATtgtattagttttaaaatgtaaccGAAACTAGAGTTATTTATGCAACATCATCAAGTTCCTTGTATAACACTTGATTTGGGTCAGTGTTATAAATTTgcatcaatttataaaaaaaacttgagcAAAATTAACTATGActgtgttttttcacttaacAGGTGATATGCTGAGAATCCAATTCGAAGATTGTACAAGGACAGTTCCTAGTAATCATGTTCAACCTAGATAAATGACACTGAACACAGGTctttaaacaattcattaaaataatttgtgacATGAACAAAGATCCCCCccaaaaaatgtatcaaaagaTTCAGACTTTCAAACATTGGGaacaacattaaaaatgtaaataataataatagttgttGTAGTTAATTTATCAATGTCATCAAATGTTTAGCAGACTGTTAGTGTAAATATGatatgtattttgtgtttgtttataatttatagaGTTTGgactgtttatatttttttttaaacatttaaataaaaagacaCACTAAATAATGGATTacagatttaaatatttctaacaaCCTCATGAATCTCTGAACAAGAGCATtataagcataaaacatttacttGTAAAACCATGCTCCTGGTAATAATTTAGGACatagaaatgtttaagtttCAACATTATGTAACATTTTTACATCCAGTATAAGAATTA encodes:
- the LOC128224545 gene encoding uncharacterized protein LOC128224545, yielding MNESLIKEKKNTRECRPSPDDPDAKQELAVLRAEVAKLRRELSQKAQKVASLEEELAKTKQTGHNGEARRDIFNFESPIPGNRTCRYSRPVFAPDSDSDDVSLGAGSSISDLENTNDLHANTFLQDNDIFTNNSLPDINMEPEMSSTPTSNSIIDEHHNESSTTTNCNMISNPELDDIFLTPEATILMPIPSETVIRGQAESNTNSRTRRSSKKRKNSTSVTQSMPCLRIGRQGTILRNFTQERFLQSSCLVIC